One part of the Prionailurus bengalensis isolate Pbe53 chromosome B2, Fcat_Pben_1.1_paternal_pri, whole genome shotgun sequence genome encodes these proteins:
- the LOC122490163 gene encoding proteasome maturation protein-like: MNARGLGSQLKDSIPVAELSASGPFESHALLQKGLPCVKNELLPIHPLELSEKKFQINQDKMNFSTLRKIQGLFAPLKLQVGFKAVHQVQRLPFPPSSNLSRGILRGHDETLGFEDIPNDPSQSELMGEPPLMVEYKLGLL, translated from the coding sequence ATGAATGCCAGAGGACTTGGATCTCAGCTAAAGGACAGCATTCCAGTTGCCGAACTTTCAGCAAGTGGACCTTTTGAAAGCCATGCTCTTCTTCAAAAAGGTCTTCCTTGTGTGAAAAATGAACTTTTGCCTATTCATCCTCttgaattatcagaaaaaaaattccagatcaaccaagataaaatgaatttttccacACTGAGAAAAATCCAGGGTCTGTTTGCTCCACTCAAATTACAAGTGGGATTCAAGGCAGTGCATCAGGTTCAGCGTCTTCCATTTCCTCCAAGCTCAAACCTTTCACGGGGTATTTTGAGGGGTCATGATGAGACTCTTGGATTTGAGGATATTCCTAATGACCCGTCACAAAGTGAACTAATGGGAGAACCACCCTTGATGGTGGAATATAAACTGGGTTTACTGTAA